GTTTATATGCACATTGCAGAAGTGGACTGGGATAATGCCCCTGAGACGCCTGCGGAATTTAAAACAGCAATTCGTGAAGCTTATCAAGGCACGATTATTTATGCTGGTCGTTATAATACAGGTAAAGCGGCGCAAGCACTGACAGACAACCTTGCAGATCTAGTTGGATTTGGTCGCCCATTTATTGCGAATCCTGATTTACCTAGTCGTATTAAAAACGATTACCCATTAGCAGAGCACGATCCAAATACGCTATTTGGTGGCGCACAACAAGGGCTTGTTGATTACCCAGAATACCAAACCGCTCACTAATTTAAGACAAGCGAACAATCTACACATAACCCTGCTCTTTTGAGTTAATGCCGCTCGCTTAACAGCTAGTGGCTCTTTTTTTATAAGGGTAGCGCGGTGCTTTATAAAGCACTTGTCGCGGAAATGGTTTTCGCTTTCTTTTCTTTGGCAGGATTAGACGCTTTCCGCTTTCTCGTAGATTTTTCAGCTTCTTGGGCACTGTTCCTGGTGTTCGCCCTGAACACCACAGGAACTCATCTTGGATTAGCCTTAACGCATTAATAAAGCTTATTCTTAATGGTTCCATTTTATGAAAATCGGCCATTCTTTTCATTTCTAGACGAACGAGGTTATAAGAAATCAAAATCCCCCATAACTCTTGATATATTCCTTCTATTTTCAAGCTTCTAAGCACTGCTTGATTGTTAAGTTGACCTTGTTTTAATTCACCATAACCTTGTTCTATTTCCCATCGTTCCCAGTAAATTTCAACAATATCTTTCAATGGATAAGTCACAGGACACTCTAATGAAGTAATAAACCCTTTGATCTCTCCTTTCGGCTCAGGTATTAAAACTAAACGAGCTTGCCAGCTATCTCCGAGGTGAGGATATTTCTGTTTTGCATCAGGCGAAACTGGCATTTTAATCAGTTTATCGTAGTCTGAAAACTCTTCTAAAACGTCGTACCTAAATTTACTTTTTATTGGAGTTAACCAATGAGTATTTTTTCCTGCATTACGCCATGATTCAAAAAGTTCAGCGGACATAAAACCACGGTCAAAAAGAGTTAATGAATTATTTGGAGCGGAGCCAACTAATTGTTGTGCATAAGATATTTCACTATTGGTTATTGGTCCAAAAGCAGCATCTGAAATAAGGTGGGTGCGTGTAGACATGAGGGTAACAGCAAGAACTGAAGGAAATGTAGCCTTACCTGTCGCGTAGCCTAGCTTTTGGTTATCCTTAGTTTCAGGGGTTTTAAATTGAGTCCCGTCAACGCTCATGAGTTTAAGTCCACAAACTAAATCAGGCGATTCTTCTGTCTCCCATTTACTTGCAGTGGTATGAAATAGGTAACGTAATGGTTCATAACCAATACGCTGTCTAGCTTTTACGATACTACTTGTGGCCAAGGGAGGGAGTTCCCCTTTAGCATCAGGGAAGGCTAATTCTAATTTATCACAAACATCGCTAATGGAGCGGTTACGCATTAAGCCAATTCCAAGCACTAACCAAACAGCTTGTTCAGCAGGAAATCTGCGCTTTCTGATAGCGGCGCGACCAGTTTGGTTAACGGCTTCTGAAATCCACTCAATAGGAATATTTTTCCGAAATGAATCCATAGATTCAGGAAGGTGAAATTCTGCAGTTAATTGTAATTCACGAGAAAACTCAGACATAAAAAATCGGCCTTAAAATAAATTTAAGACCGATTATGAAGGCTGCAAAGGATCGTTCAAGTCCCTTAAACGATCGGCATTAGCTCTTTTGAGTGGGGTTATTTTTTATAAATGATGATAACACTGGTATTATCGTCATTTTTATCAAGAGATAACATCATGCGCGGAATGATTTACCTAATTATTGCCACCATTCTGGCTGCTATCGGCTGGGGAGCATCAAAAATGGTTGTGATGACCATACCGGGTGATATTTTTATCGGTGCTCGATTTCTACTGGCTAGTTTTGTGCTCGCTCCATTCTGTTTCAAACAATTTCGCACATTAACTGGCAAACAAATATTAGCATTGAGTGGCGTAGGCTTAGTGCTGTCTTTTGCTCTGCAAGTTTGGGTATACGCTGTATCCATCACCACATCGCTTGCTGAAGGCGCATTCATCATGAGTTTAGCGATGATCATCGCACCTGTAATTTCATGGATATTATTTCGCAATAAACCCAATAAAGCCTTTTGGATTGCTCTACCAATATCGGTACTTGGAATGATATTACTTACTTTAGGAAATGGCTGGAAATTGGAGGCAAGTCAACTTGGCTTTATGCTTTCTTCATTACTGCTTTCGATGCATTTTGTTCTTAATAAACGCATTATTGGCTCAGTAACACCATTGCTATCGATTTGTGTTCAGCTATTTATTGTCGGTATTAGTGGATGCTTATATGCCTCTTTTAATTCTCATCCTCCATTTGAAATCACTCAACACGCCATCTTTTGGTTTTTGATTTCTACCATT
The window above is part of the Aliivibrio fischeri ATCC 7744 = JCM 18803 = DSM 507 genome. Proteins encoded here:
- a CDS encoding IS4 family transposase, with protein sequence MSEFSRELQLTAEFHLPESMDSFRKNIPIEWISEAVNQTGRAAIRKRRFPAEQAVWLVLGIGLMRNRSISDVCDKLELAFPDAKGELPPLATSSIVKARQRIGYEPLRYLFHTTASKWETEESPDLVCGLKLMSVDGTQFKTPETKDNQKLGYATGKATFPSVLAVTLMSTRTHLISDAAFGPITNSEISYAQQLVGSAPNNSLTLFDRGFMSAELFESWRNAGKNTHWLTPIKSKFRYDVLEEFSDYDKLIKMPVSPDAKQKYPHLGDSWQARLVLIPEPKGEIKGFITSLECPVTYPLKDIVEIYWERWEIEQGYGELKQGQLNNQAVLRSLKIEGIYQELWGILISYNLVRLEMKRMADFHKMEPLRISFINALRLIQDEFLWCSGRTPGTVPKKLKNLRESGKRLILPKKRKRKPFPRQVLYKAPRYPYKKRATSC
- a CDS encoding DMT family transporter, producing the protein MRGMIYLIIATILAAIGWGASKMVVMTIPGDIFIGARFLLASFVLAPFCFKQFRTLTGKQILALSGVGLVLSFALQVWVYAVSITTSLAEGAFIMSLAMIIAPVISWILFRNKPNKAFWIALPISVLGMILLTLGNGWKLEASQLGFMLSSLLLSMHFVLNKRIIGSVTPLLSICVQLFIVGISGCLYASFNSHPPFEITQHAIFWFLISTIVATAIRYLAQTLGQFSVNIETASLIMILEPIWTLLLSISILNEVVAPQKLTGGAIIFLSLFVYIKLSRRLK